One segment of Pandoraea pnomenusa DNA contains the following:
- a CDS encoding hydantoinase/carbamoylase family amidase, giving the protein MELNALAPMAEQLFDDLRRLGDDGVGITRDSYGEGETAAASYLTEWAGHQGLTVSRDRGANLVFTLPDDDGQAPATWIGSHLDSVPQGGNYDGLAGIVAGLLCLVDQRQAQRPTSTPVRVLALRGEESAWFGRAYMGSSALFGKLSEADLAMTHRSHGRTLGQCMAEAGADVQAIREGQTLFDTSRARAWLELHIEQGPVMLARDMPVAIVPGIRGNVRHNRVTCVGEAGHSGAVPRWLRHDAMFAVADLITRLDEHWRALLERGIDLVVTTGIVGTDPAEHAISRIPGKVDFSLEVRSQSPDTLDVFYELMRTECRAIERDRGVQFVFDRRLSSAPAIMDAHVSSLLVDACRALDLPQERVPSGAGHDAAIFANAGIPSGMVFVRNANGSHNPHESMAIDDFMRGVQVMADTTYRL; this is encoded by the coding sequence ATGGAACTCAACGCGCTGGCCCCGATGGCCGAGCAACTCTTCGACGACCTTCGCCGCCTGGGCGACGACGGCGTCGGCATCACTCGCGACAGCTACGGCGAAGGCGAGACGGCGGCGGCTTCCTATCTGACGGAATGGGCGGGTCATCAGGGGCTGACAGTCTCGCGTGACCGGGGCGCCAACCTGGTGTTCACCCTTCCCGACGACGATGGCCAGGCGCCGGCCACCTGGATCGGCTCGCACCTCGACTCCGTGCCGCAGGGCGGCAACTACGACGGTCTGGCCGGCATCGTCGCCGGCCTGCTGTGTCTTGTGGATCAACGACAGGCGCAGCGCCCCACGTCCACGCCGGTACGCGTGCTCGCCTTACGTGGGGAGGAGAGCGCGTGGTTCGGGCGGGCCTACATGGGATCGAGCGCGCTCTTCGGCAAGCTGAGCGAGGCGGATCTCGCCATGACGCATCGCTCGCACGGACGCACGCTCGGCCAATGCATGGCCGAGGCGGGCGCCGACGTGCAGGCCATTCGCGAGGGGCAGACGCTGTTCGACACATCGCGCGCCCGGGCGTGGCTCGAACTGCACATCGAACAAGGACCGGTGATGCTCGCGCGCGACATGCCGGTGGCGATCGTGCCCGGCATTCGGGGAAATGTGCGGCACAACCGCGTGACGTGTGTCGGCGAGGCGGGACACTCGGGTGCGGTGCCGCGCTGGTTGCGGCATGACGCCATGTTCGCCGTGGCCGATCTCATCACGCGACTCGACGAGCATTGGCGAGCCCTGCTCGAACGCGGCATCGATCTCGTGGTCACCACCGGCATCGTTGGCACCGACCCCGCCGAGCATGCCATCTCGCGCATTCCCGGCAAGGTGGATTTCAGTCTGGAGGTCCGCAGCCAGAGTCCCGACACGCTCGACGTGTTCTACGAACTGATGCGTACCGAATGCCGCGCCATCGAGCGCGACCGCGGTGTGCAATTCGTGTTCGACCGCCGGTTGTCGTCGGCCCCGGCGATCATGGATGCGCACGTGTCGTCGCTGCTGGTCGACGCGTGTCGTGCGCTGGATCTGCCGCAGGAGCGCGTGCCCAGCGGCGCGGGCCACGACGCCGCTATCTTCGCCAACGCTGGCATTCCCAGCGGCATGGTGTTCGTGCGCAACGCCAACGGTTCCCACAATCCCCACGAAAGCATGGCAATTGATGACTTCATGCGCGGCGTGCAAGTGATGGCAGACACCACTTACCGGCTCTGA
- a CDS encoding M20 family metallopeptidase encodes MNDIVTPTQPSLDTAALREFVERKWNDEILHALTDYIAVPAKSPGFDADWARNGYIDRVVRDAAQWTERQPVKGLTLEVIRLEGRTPVIFFEAPATRSGSSETIVLYGHLDKQPEFDGWRKDLGPWTPKFEDGKLYGRGGADDGYAIYSSITALAALDAQGVARPRCVGLIETCEESGSYDLLPYVDALRDRLGRVGLVVCLDSGAGNYDQLWLTTSLRGLISGSLEVQVLDEGIHSGGYGGIAPSSFRIMRQLFERLEDAGSGTVLPKGFHTAIPLQRLDEAEATARILGDDVWKKLPWACGQDGLSVLPTTTDPKEALLNSTWRPSLSVTGAAGMPALPDAGNVLRPRTAFKLSLRLPPLVDAVQAVSELKSLLEVDPPYNAKVTFKPDAGAASGWNAPEVAPWLSSALSVASQRHYGADVAFIGQGGTIPLMNTLQAGFPSAQFMVCGVLGPKSNAHGPNEFLHVPYAKKLTAAVAEVIALAP; translated from the coding sequence ATGAACGATATCGTCACCCCGACCCAGCCGTCGCTCGACACGGCCGCATTGCGCGAGTTCGTCGAGCGCAAATGGAACGATGAAATCCTCCACGCGCTGACCGACTACATTGCCGTGCCGGCCAAGAGCCCCGGCTTCGATGCGGACTGGGCGCGCAACGGCTATATCGACCGGGTGGTGCGCGACGCAGCGCAGTGGACGGAGCGGCAGCCAGTCAAGGGGCTGACGCTCGAAGTGATCCGTCTCGAAGGCCGTACGCCGGTCATCTTCTTCGAAGCACCGGCAACGCGCTCGGGCAGCAGCGAAACGATCGTGCTCTACGGGCACCTTGACAAGCAACCGGAGTTCGACGGCTGGCGCAAGGATCTCGGCCCGTGGACGCCAAAGTTCGAAGACGGCAAGCTCTACGGCCGTGGTGGCGCCGACGACGGCTACGCCATCTATTCGAGCATTACCGCGCTGGCCGCCCTCGACGCGCAGGGCGTGGCGCGCCCGCGCTGCGTCGGTCTCATCGAGACGTGCGAAGAGTCAGGCAGCTACGATCTGCTGCCATACGTCGACGCGCTGCGCGACCGGCTCGGGCGTGTGGGACTGGTCGTGTGCCTCGATTCTGGCGCCGGCAACTACGATCAGTTGTGGTTGACCACGTCGTTGCGTGGCCTGATCTCGGGAAGTCTGGAGGTGCAGGTGCTCGACGAGGGGATTCACTCCGGCGGCTATGGCGGTATCGCGCCGTCCAGCTTCCGCATCATGCGCCAGCTGTTCGAGCGCCTGGAGGACGCGGGTAGCGGCACGGTGCTGCCCAAGGGTTTTCACACTGCCATTCCGCTGCAGCGCCTGGATGAAGCCGAGGCGACGGCGCGCATTCTTGGCGACGACGTTTGGAAGAAGCTGCCGTGGGCCTGCGGCCAGGACGGTCTGTCCGTGCTGCCCACCACGACCGATCCCAAGGAAGCGCTGCTCAACTCGACATGGCGCCCGTCGCTGTCGGTCACCGGTGCCGCCGGCATGCCCGCGCTGCCTGACGCGGGCAACGTGCTGCGCCCGCGCACGGCATTCAAGCTCTCGCTGCGGCTGCCGCCGCTGGTTGACGCGGTGCAGGCCGTGAGCGAGCTGAAGTCGCTGCTCGAAGTCGATCCGCCCTACAACGCCAAAGTGACGTTCAAGCCCGACGCCGGCGCGGCCTCCGGCTGGAACGCGCCGGAGGTGGCGCCCTGGCTGTCGTCGGCGCTGAGCGTCGCGTCGCAACGCCATTACGGCGCCGACGTTGCCTTCATCGGGCAGGGCGGCACGATTCCGCTGATGAACACGCTGCAAGCCGGCTTCCCGAGTGCGCAGTTCATGGTGTGCGGCGTGCTCGGGCCGAAGTCGAATGCGCATGGTCCGAACGAGTTCCTGCACGTGCCGTATGCGAAGAAGCTCACGGCGGCCGTGGCGGAGGTCATTGCGCTGGCGCCCTGA
- a CDS encoding DNA/RNA non-specific endonuclease, producing MKQSRRTVTAVRAGELRAMAGQLAVSLATLFCVAAVAATPLSALAAASACSDHYWSGAAPDITQAALTRSAREVCFGAFGVMHSGVTRTPLWSAEHLTRAGLSDARQISRVNNFHAESRLPASERAELRDYVRSGYDRGHMAPSADMPDSRTQSESFSLANMVPQNSENNRYLWAGIESSVRKLAQDRGELYVITGPLFKGKTITQVGDRVMVPTQLYKVVYDPKRKQAGAYLVANEATGDYSVVSVAELEKIAGIDFFPGMAADVKATAMTLPRPKAAGGKRKRDPEVPSYREVQTVLDFLRTIIR from the coding sequence ATGAAGCAGTCTCGAAGGACGGTCACCGCGGTGCGCGCAGGCGAACTGCGCGCGATGGCCGGGCAGTTGGCAGTTTCCCTTGCCACGCTTTTCTGTGTCGCCGCCGTCGCGGCGACGCCCCTGTCGGCGCTCGCGGCAGCCTCGGCTTGCAGCGATCATTACTGGTCGGGCGCCGCACCCGACATCACCCAGGCCGCGCTGACGCGCAGTGCGCGCGAAGTGTGCTTCGGGGCCTTCGGGGTCATGCACTCGGGCGTGACGCGCACGCCACTTTGGTCGGCCGAGCACCTCACGCGCGCGGGGCTGAGTGACGCACGGCAAATTTCGCGCGTGAACAACTTCCACGCCGAATCGCGCCTGCCCGCGAGCGAGCGCGCCGAGCTGCGCGATTACGTGCGCTCAGGCTATGACCGGGGCCACATGGCGCCATCGGCCGACATGCCGGACTCGCGCACGCAGTCGGAGAGCTTCTCCCTGGCGAACATGGTGCCGCAGAACAGCGAGAACAACCGCTACCTGTGGGCCGGCATCGAATCGAGCGTGCGCAAGCTGGCGCAGGATCGCGGTGAGCTGTACGTGATCACCGGACCCCTCTTCAAGGGCAAGACGATCACGCAGGTCGGTGATCGTGTGATGGTACCCACGCAGTTGTACAAGGTCGTCTACGATCCGAAGCGAAAGCAGGCGGGGGCCTATCTTGTCGCGAACGAGGCGACAGGCGACTATTCGGTCGTGAGCGTGGCCGAACTCGAGAAGATCGCCGGTATCGACTTTTTCCCGGGTATGGCGGCAGACGTGAAGGCCACTGCCATGACGTTGCCCAGGCCGAAGGCCGCCGGCGGCAAGCGCAAGCGCGATCCGGAGGTACCGTCGTACCGCGAAGTGCAGACGGTGCTCGATTTCCTGCGTACGATCATCCGCTAA
- a CDS encoding FMN-binding negative transcriptional regulator — protein MYQPAAFTEDRPEVLHELIRQSPLGLLVSAGSHGLMADSIPFLVYPDEGETGVLRAHLARANPHVAALRDASDCLVAFTGPQGYITPSWYAAKAEHGKVVPTWNYAAVHVQGPPRVIDDTAWLRNLVGDLTQSQEHGRATPWAVDDAPADFIDGMLRAIIGVEIPIRRIEGKFKMSQNRAMPDRVGVVRGLRAERVPNEPLAALVALRGDVPDA, from the coding sequence ATGTACCAGCCCGCCGCCTTCACCGAGGACCGTCCCGAAGTCCTGCACGAACTCATTCGTCAATCTCCGCTCGGCTTGCTGGTGAGCGCCGGTTCGCACGGACTGATGGCCGATTCGATCCCGTTTCTGGTGTACCCGGATGAAGGCGAGACGGGTGTCTTGCGCGCTCACCTGGCGCGCGCGAATCCGCACGTGGCCGCGCTGCGCGATGCGAGCGACTGTCTGGTTGCCTTCACCGGGCCACAGGGGTACATCACGCCGTCGTGGTATGCGGCCAAGGCCGAGCACGGCAAGGTGGTGCCCACGTGGAACTACGCGGCCGTACACGTTCAGGGGCCGCCGCGCGTGATCGACGACACTGCGTGGTTGCGAAATCTCGTGGGCGATCTCACGCAGTCGCAGGAGCATGGGCGTGCGACGCCATGGGCGGTCGATGACGCGCCGGCCGATTTTATCGACGGCATGCTGCGCGCCATCATCGGTGTGGAGATTCCGATTCGGCGCATCGAGGGCAAATTCAAGATGTCGCAGAATCGCGCGATGCCCGATCGGGTCGGCGTGGTTCGGGGCCTGCGCGCCGAGCGCGTGCCGAACGAACCGCTCGCGGCGCTCGTCGCCTTGCGTGGCGACGTCCCCGACGCTTGA
- a CDS encoding DUF2501 domain-containing protein: MSRSTEHSANAGFKGWSKLGAVSAGVALALTLGAPMPAQAQLDMLRNAVGGGNSGGGNTSGLAGGLGGLASPGSLTSGSIGNATGVLQFCIKNNYLSGANLGSATDVKDKLLGKIGTQSGSPEASPGYLDGAKGLLSSPDGKTVDLNGGGLKEQLTRQVCDKILSQAKSFL; the protein is encoded by the coding sequence ATGTCGCGAAGCACGGAACATTCGGCAAATGCAGGCTTCAAGGGATGGTCGAAGCTCGGCGCGGTGAGCGCGGGCGTCGCGCTGGCGTTGACCCTCGGGGCGCCGATGCCGGCGCAGGCCCAGCTCGACATGCTCAGAAACGCCGTGGGCGGCGGTAACTCGGGCGGCGGCAACACCAGTGGTCTGGCCGGTGGCCTGGGCGGCCTGGCATCGCCCGGCTCGCTGACCTCGGGCAGCATCGGCAACGCGACCGGCGTGTTGCAGTTCTGCATCAAGAACAATTATCTGAGCGGTGCGAACCTCGGTTCGGCCACGGACGTGAAAGACAAGCTCCTCGGCAAGATCGGCACGCAGTCGGGCTCGCCTGAGGCGAGTCCCGGATATCTCGACGGCGCGAAGGGCCTGTTGTCGTCGCCCGACGGCAAGACGGTCGACCTGAACGGCGGTGGCCTCAAGGAGCAACTCACGCGTCAGGTGTGCGACAAGATCCTGAGTCAGGCGAAGTCGTTCCTCTAA
- a CDS encoding restriction endonuclease — MNRGFESSIDRLAREFWRAAHTREQQHAQSQARSLAEVRALEQAQRAADDAPAADPAAREKVQVALRQAEAAALGARAKFEVARLERLLADGLARDLRIPPADLRARNTPPVLDTRHLPKILAKPEWETFAPEKPGRLALAMPGAASRYEQAVAKARSEFVHAEREYEASKIRRTQGSMILQIAQQKATEAARVESAHHNAAVADFEGALLRGEAAAITRYARIVLSRSPYPEAFRQTLAAHFVENHKLLAIGYDVPSLDAAVPVALEYRYNVAEAAIHGVPASEAIRAKAYGEALRQIVLRSLHELFSADPLRNVNAIVFNVYASDGENRVCLASVHAARGDFAALALGEGDAATHLVRLGARVSARPEALEAVAPVAGVDMTQVVTDEDVAVDRRFNLMTLPDKDFTQVMFHLLRSHGFEGPPLLPGDEPGMLTCRAWDPHPIFGGDVVVRIYREMDPAARLTLAAARAILAEMQQIGAARGMLITTGNFDEGVEEFARDRRIELLAGHHLVFLLKENAGVDASVSLAQTVDTFAALA; from the coding sequence GTGAACCGGGGATTCGAGAGCAGCATCGATCGTCTGGCGCGGGAATTCTGGCGCGCCGCACACACGCGTGAGCAGCAACACGCCCAGTCGCAGGCGCGCTCGCTGGCGGAAGTCCGCGCCCTGGAACAGGCCCAGCGCGCCGCCGACGACGCGCCGGCCGCCGATCCGGCCGCCCGCGAGAAGGTGCAGGTTGCCCTGCGGCAGGCCGAAGCGGCGGCATTGGGCGCGCGCGCAAAATTTGAAGTCGCGCGGCTGGAGCGTTTGCTTGCCGATGGCCTTGCACGTGATTTGCGTATCCCGCCCGCCGATCTGCGCGCCCGCAATACGCCGCCGGTCCTCGACACGCGGCATCTTCCGAAGATTCTGGCCAAGCCCGAGTGGGAAACGTTCGCGCCCGAGAAGCCGGGGCGTCTCGCGTTGGCCATGCCCGGCGCGGCGAGTCGGTACGAGCAGGCCGTCGCGAAGGCGCGCAGCGAGTTCGTGCATGCGGAGCGCGAGTACGAGGCGTCGAAAATCCGTCGTACCCAGGGCTCGATGATTCTCCAGATCGCACAGCAGAAGGCGACCGAAGCGGCGCGTGTGGAGAGCGCGCATCACAACGCGGCGGTAGCCGACTTCGAAGGCGCGCTGCTGCGCGGCGAAGCCGCGGCGATCACCCGCTACGCGCGCATCGTGCTCAGCCGAAGCCCGTATCCCGAAGCCTTCCGTCAAACGCTGGCGGCGCATTTCGTCGAGAACCACAAGCTGCTCGCCATCGGTTACGACGTGCCGTCGCTCGACGCGGCCGTGCCCGTCGCCCTCGAATATCGGTACAACGTCGCCGAAGCCGCCATACACGGTGTGCCCGCAAGCGAAGCGATTCGCGCCAAGGCATACGGCGAGGCGTTGCGCCAGATCGTGCTGCGCTCGCTGCATGAACTCTTTTCGGCCGATCCGCTGCGCAACGTGAACGCGATCGTTTTCAATGTCTACGCCAGCGATGGCGAGAACCGCGTGTGTCTGGCGAGCGTGCACGCGGCGCGTGGCGATTTCGCGGCACTCGCGCTGGGCGAAGGCGACGCGGCAACCCATCTGGTCAGGCTGGGAGCGCGTGTGTCGGCACGTCCGGAAGCGCTGGAGGCGGTGGCGCCGGTCGCGGGCGTCGACATGACGCAGGTCGTCACCGACGAAGATGTCGCGGTGGACCGGCGCTTCAATCTGATGACGCTCCCCGACAAGGACTTCACCCAGGTGATGTTCCACCTGCTGCGCTCGCACGGGTTCGAAGGGCCACCGCTGCTGCCGGGCGACGAGCCAGGCATGCTCACGTGCCGTGCGTGGGATCCGCATCCGATTTTTGGCGGCGATGTCGTCGTTCGCATCTATCGGGAGATGGACCCGGCGGCGCGCCTGACACTGGCCGCAGCGCGCGCCATCCTCGCCGAGATGCAGCAGATCGGCGCGGCGCGCGGCATGCTGATCACGACCGGCAACTTCGACGAGGGCGTTGAGGAATTTGCGCGCGATCGTCGCATCGAGTTGCTGGCGGGCCATCACCTGGTCTTCCTGCTCAAGGAGAATGCTGGCGTTGACGCCAGCGTTAGCCTGGCGCAGACCGTCGACACGTTCGCCGCGCTGGCTTAG
- a CDS encoding phosphatase PAP2 family protein, whose amino-acid sequence MHDRSDTPDTLDGPDMTRTFGSIDAAILRAAWVSALACLVLAMAAIVWIDRPVVDFVHLHTQGNPWIQHVAELPSILFVLAWPTFAVLGAMQIWRGRLPAWVTTLWLAGGAVGVASVLKQALKFVFGRTWPATWIHDNPSYLRDGVFTFRFLAGDGSAYASFPSGHLSVMLAFATVLSLRHRSLHWPCAIAVALTAFGQIAAAYHWTSDALAGAALGIAVGTAVVTAWQRWTAR is encoded by the coding sequence GTGCACGACAGGTCCGACACGCCCGACACGCTCGACGGCCCCGACATGACCCGAACGTTCGGGTCGATCGATGCGGCCATCCTGCGTGCGGCATGGGTCAGTGCGCTGGCCTGCCTCGTGCTTGCGATGGCGGCCATCGTCTGGATCGACCGGCCGGTCGTGGATTTCGTGCATCTCCATACCCAAGGCAACCCGTGGATCCAGCACGTTGCCGAGTTGCCCTCGATCTTGTTCGTGCTCGCCTGGCCGACGTTCGCCGTCCTGGGGGCCATGCAGATATGGCGCGGCCGCCTGCCTGCGTGGGTGACCACCCTCTGGCTCGCCGGCGGCGCGGTGGGCGTTGCCAGCGTGCTCAAGCAGGCTTTGAAATTCGTGTTCGGCCGGACCTGGCCGGCCACCTGGATCCACGACAACCCCTCGTACCTTCGCGACGGCGTATTCACATTTCGCTTCCTCGCCGGTGACGGTTCGGCCTACGCATCGTTCCCGTCGGGCCATCTGAGCGTGATGCTCGCGTTCGCGACGGTGCTGTCGCTGCGCCATCGTTCACTGCATTGGCCCTGCGCGATCGCCGTCGCGCTCACCGCATTCGGGCAGATCGCCGCCGCCTACCACTGGACCAGCGACGCGCTCGCCGGTGCAGCGCTGGGGATCGCGGTCGGTACCGCGGTCGTGACGGCCTGGCAGCGATGGACGGCGCGCTGA